From Anopheles darlingi chromosome 2, idAnoDarlMG_H_01, whole genome shotgun sequence, the proteins below share one genomic window:
- the LOC125948417 gene encoding ras-related protein Rab-14, producing the protein MSAGPYNYSYIFKYIIIGDMGVGKSCLLHQFTEKKFMASCPHTIGVEFGTRIIEVDKQKIKLQIWDTAGQERFRAVTRSYYRGAAGALMVYDITRRSTYNHLSSWLTDTRNLTNPSTVIFLIGNKSDLESTREVTYEEAKSFADEHGLLFAEASAMTGQNVEEAFLETARKIYQSIKDGRLDLNSSETGVQHKPAQPGRTTLSNDSQANKENCSC; encoded by the exons ATGTCGGCCGGACCGTACAACTATTCGTACATTTTCAAGTACATAATCATCGGAGATATGGGAGTTGGCAAGAGTTGCCTGCTGCATCAATTCACCGAAAAGAAAT TCATGGCTAGTTGTCCGCACACAATTGGAGTGGAGTTCGGAACGCGCATTATCGAAGTGGACAAGCAAAAGATAAAGCTACAAATATGGGACACGGCCGGCCAGGAACGGTTCCGTGCGGTCACTCGTTCGTACTACCGCGGAGCGGCCGGTGCTTTAATGGTTTATGATATAACTCGAAG GTCAACCTATAACCATCTGTCAAGCTGGCTGACCGATACGCGCAATCTTACGAATCCCAGTACTGTGATATTTCTAATCGGCAACAAGTCCGACCTAGAGAGCACCCGAGAGGTGACTTACGAGGAAGCAAAAAGCTTCGCCGACGAGCATGGTCTTCTGTTTGCGGAAGCCAGCGCTATGAC cGGCCAAAACGTTGAAGAAGCATTCCTGGAAACGGCTCGCAAGATCTACCAAAGCATCAAGGATGGTCGGCTCGATCTAAACTCGTCCGAAACGGGTGTCCAACACAAGCCGGCCCAACCGGGCCGAACGACGCTTAGCAACGACTCACAGGCGAACAAGGAAAACTGCTCCTGCTAG